A single genomic interval of Phocoena sinus isolate mPhoSin1 chromosome 15, mPhoSin1.pri, whole genome shotgun sequence harbors:
- the YWHAB gene encoding 14-3-3 protein beta/alpha, with the protein MTMDKSELVQKAKLAEQAERYDDMAAAMKAVTEQGHELSNEERNLLSVAYKNVVGARRSSWRVISSIEQKTERNEKKQQMGKEYREKIEAELQDICNDVLELLDKYLIPNATQPESKVFYLKMKGDYFRYLSEVASGDNKQTTVSNSQQAYQEAFEISKKEMQPTHPIRLGLALNFSVFYYEILNSPEKACSLAKTAFDEAIAELDTLNEESYKDSTLIMQLLRDNLTLWTSENQGDEGDAGEGEN; encoded by the exons ATGACCATGGATAAAAGTGAGCTGGTACAGAAAGCCAAACTCGCCGAGCAGGCGGAGCGCTACGATGACATGGCTGCGGCCATGAAGGCAGTCACAGAGCAGGGGCACGAGCTCTCCAACGAGGAGAGAAACCTGCTGTCTGTTGCCTACAAGAATGTGGTCGGTGCCCGTCGTTCTTCCTGGCGTGTCATCTCCAGCATTGaacagaaaacagagaggaaCGAGAAGAAGCAGCAGATGGGCAAAGAGTATCGTGAGAAGATCGAGGCAGAGCTGCAGGACATCTGCAACGATGTTCTG GAGCTGTTGGACAAATACCTTATTCCCAATGCTACACAACCAGAAAGTAAGGTGTTCTACTTGAAAATGAAAGGCGATTATTTTAGATATCTTTCTGAGGTGGCATCTGGAGACAATAAACAAa CCACTGTGTCAAACTCCCAGCAGGCTTACCAGGAAGCATTTGAAATTAGTAAGAAAGAAATGCAGCCTACACACCCAATTCGACTGGGCCTGGCGCTTAACTTCTCCGTCTTTTACTATGAGATTCTAAACTCTCCTGAAAAGGCTTGCAGCCTCGCAAAAACG GCATTTGACGAAGCGATTGCTGAATTGGACACACTGAATGAGGAGTCCTACAAAGACAGCACCCTGATCATGCAGTTGCTTAGGGACAACCTCACT ctGTGGACGTCGGAAAACCAGGGAGATGAAGGAgatgctggggagggagagaactAA